TACATTCATCTTCAAATTTCGCTAAATTGATTGAAAAACCTATATCTTAGGTTGAATGTTCCCTTTTATTTACAATCCAAGGTGGCGAAAGATACACCCATACCGTCTTAAAAGAAATGTGTGTTACTTTTTCGACTTGTAGATGGATTGTTATTGTCTCTTGGTATGTGCTTACACTTTTTATACGGTATACTTTTAATTCTTTTCTAATTATATAAATTGCTATCTATATTTCTTACATTAATATGATaagatattttattgtatttgataTTGCCGTCATATATATATTACCTTATGCACTAAAATGGATTATAATTTGTAAAAACCACAGTTGGTTGAAGTAGTGCTATAAACTATCCGAACAGGATTTTCAGTGCAGGATTGAACAGACAGGTTATAAATATGCCATAACCATCATTTAAACAATCAAACATAAAACAACAAGCAATCCTCTCTTTTAGAAGCATAATAAAAAGCCATATATACCTAATGCTCTATTGGCGTCTGTAATCATGATAAATTCTTTACAAATATAGATTCACAACTTCACGGAACGGTCAAAATGGCCATTTACCGACTTTTAACAAAATTGTTGCCTATGTAAACCAATCAAGTCAGGATAACTTGAGCTTAGCCcttcaatgctcttcattttcgtacttatttgtcctttttatcatttttttattcgagcgtcactgatgagtcttttgtaaacgaaatgcGCCTCTGtctcaaatataaaatttcaatcctggtatctaagatgagtttattaAAATGAACCTTCAGCAAATACTTAAACATTAATTTGGTATTCTTTTTAGACTGAAAGGTCACTGTCCGACATCAATTACCGCGGTTTGCAGTTCTAAAATATCTTAGCAATGTTCTTCCGCAACAAATACAGACCAGTCAAAATAAATCACTTTCCAAGattcaagattctttatttcttaaaCACCATAAAGATACAATGGTACGAAGAAGTTCATCAAAAGTCATATaacataacacaaacacacatgacAAACCTATTGAAGATGGTCATCGAGGATCAGCATACGATTCGTTCCAGAAAATAAATACCCGGGGTTATTTGAGCTGGATAAAATAGACATtagtcactggggtaaagctgatgaccgtaactgcattcacggtcatcccaagatgtcggatgaaaaattaggtcagtttctgtgttgtctgtttaagtgtttctagatcattttctttacaaatcatacattgaaacgatgaaaattaataaaagaatcactcggaaatcactaattacttccaagaaatgtgcatgaaacgggaaattcgatttgaaaaaatagtgaagatgaccgtaaatcataatcaaaatattttcaagatgaccgtaacataaaacaaggatgaccgtgattggtaaaaagatgaccgtaacttgtaaaagatgaccgtaatttgtaaagactgactgtaatttatataggacgaccgtaacttttataggatgaccgtcaattctatggaatatccgtatttgtattgaaagctttttgttgagtttgtcgatctcaataggggctcggttggcgaatataaatatgtttaataaatttcttttattaaactataatataattggccgtATTTGGGAtttatgacaatgatagtaaattgcatatttttcgtaaacaatgaaatatttattgataacgacgttaaaatttaacacaaattgacaacgatacgacgaaaatttgaagaaacatgaatgtgtccctggTACatggatgcctcatctacactatcattttctatgtatagtggactatgaaaatgggataaaactgttatttggcattagaattaaaaagatcataccatagggaaaatgtgtactaagtttcaagttgatttaacttgaagctggacaaacggacaaacaaatagacgaacggacgaacgtacgcacagaccagaaaaacataatgccaattaaTGGAGCATAAAAAGCATTAATAATACATATGGATAttcggtaatcgagcccatgtgtatggttccagagcaagcagattaaaatcttaatttgtcttgatatatgcaggcggaaacactcttgaaatagaacaaaagaatcgaagctctttgttagagaaggcgataaatgtttactgtaatgttaactgtagtgacaaaatttttaaaagttaatagaaacaaatacaacgacaattttcttctcaattacgaagtgttttattttaaaaacaccatttgcataagttttcaatttatctattacatagtaatgcaaaacaataagatatcaagtcgacgacatgggtatctataagttggatgtagaaaatgcttaacctccgatgattttttttaacgagGGACGGAGAACATAtaaatcttttagttcagaaattttcgtgtctgcccttccattatgtgaatcaagaaaatattcccaaaaatagataacgattgtatcgaaaagagaaaatcgagtgcacctttttatgttggggcatgtttgaggtgtatattttgtctttaaaacgtaaaaagcaagagtatttgatatagcatctcgcttcagattctatcatttttatatatcaaagctacaggttgactttataacgtaaaaaaaatgacaaaagatgaaaattgaatatatgggtcaagtgaaatacctatctaatgaatcacaaaaacagtaggtgtgttcgaatagctattgtatttttctaaaagttcttgacgacagtcttttaatttggatgatgaaaatgaatatcttcaaaaaaatatgattgtcctgtgtgtgataactagggtttataatcttcaaccactgaaaatattaagtctgcccttccacgaaatatttgattagaatttttttttaaatgcttaagaattttcgaaaattccacctgacatccgatcagacaatatttttaagtagacaagatcattaacttaTGCTCAATTGCTAGTAGATACATTTATCTTTTagaatacaactgacatataacggatcataatggtgctatgtggataaatttgtcagttttcaagagcaaaattggcagagcgtcatccctacaatggcttcatTTTCTACGATTGTtatgagcatgaactggcgtgatggggagataattttgacaaagtataatcctgactgtatgaataacatttctgtgtatatacaaattgacaacgttccgccttgtgatacgctattcGTACAaaactattttaaggatctactttgctggagctcaccttcactagtcgtatgatattttcaaaatattttctgtgattttatttgcacgacaaaatggaagacgatataatatcaatgggtgtacatgcattggcatttttaaaaatgtgtatttattataatgcattaaaaggaatcccagaaatcaacaaaaatcttttgtcgtGCAGTTggaggctgtgcaccgcatttttttcattatacatgtaaggtgtcattttattgcgcttttgtagcatgttttccctaCCTGTTTATTTGCATGTCTTtttgcaaattcattttaaaaattaaaccctctaccttaaaaaagatacatatggtaaacTTTGcaatttgaagcacgtcttattttcttctacctataggataatactctcatattaatatgtttataccaacacgatttatcatttgatacaaaaaggtagttatataaatacggatatttcttagaattgagggtcatcctttaaaagttacggtcatcatttacaaattacggtcatcttaaaaccaattacggtcagccttgttatgaatcgctgttTCTGtgacggtcatctcgattgtgatttacggtcatcttcacgattttttcaaatcgaaattcCCGTTTcgtgcacatttctcggaagtaattagtgatttccgagtgattcttttattaattttcatcgtttcaatgtatgatttgtaaagaaaatgatctagaaacacttaaacagacaatacagaaactgacctaatttttcatccgacatcttgggatgaccgtgaatgcagttacggtcatcagctttaccccagtgattagttacacaaaaaattaagaagatgtaTAGTATTGTTGGCAACGAGACaaatctccaccagagaccaaaattaactaacatagaagttaacaactataggtaactgcACGGCCTTCGACCTTAAGCAAAATTGATATGGACCCATGCTGACTGTTCTGAATGACGGATTTAATAATAATGAATGTTAAACAAATGCATTATAATTATGTATGTTTAATAATTAGAAATCAAAATTAATTCTTCTGAACAtatttaaactaatttaaaaaattataaatgaatagaataataataataataataataataataataataataataataataataataataataatttattttattaaagtgtcacatacttGTCTACagatttttatacagattatataatatacattgcacaataataaaataagagAAATACCCAGCCTTGATAGGCTTATGagacactatatatacaaattgtaaaacatattaaaatttcaaaaatgtttaaaattatccGGATTTTtcacatcataaaaaaaataaaataagtaataaaaaaaacataacttttaaaaatagataTGACAAAATTAAGTATGAcgtaaaaataaatgatatgtgataaaaagaatatattttaatatgtgataaaaagaatatatattttaatatgtgataaaaagaatatattttaatatgtgataaaaagaatatattttaatatgtgataaaaaagaatatattttaatatgtgataaaaagaatatattttaaagaGGTTATATAAACAGATTGCgaagaataaaatgaaattatcttgttgttttattaaaaacctctcagtaaaatagtaaataaatagaacatgaatgaaatgaattagaaaaacaataaattaaatgtatttttttgtaactttgacTTTTACGGAAATAAAAAATCAAGAGTTTAGATTGCTTTTCAGTACGCGACGTCTTCTTATCATATTATTCACCAAGATAGATAACTCGCAatacaaattgatcaaaatctgactttataaaaaaagaattatcCATGACCATAGCTCTGTGAAACAAATTAAACATTAAGTCACTGTAAATGTCACAATTAATCAAAAAGTGTATCTCATCTTCTACAGCATTATTACAAAATAGACAAATGCTTTCTTTTAACGGTATTAGTTGTTTCGTATAACGACTCGTCTCGATAGACAAAAAAGGTAAAGTTCCACATCTAAGTTTACATAAATTACTTCGTAAGTGGCGTGGCATTGCGTTAATAACATAGTGTTCAGGTTGAATGTCCTTCTTATAACGTCTATATAATCTCAACTTGTTTCCATTCATATTCGAATTGTCATTCCAAAGTTTGGTAAACCACAATCGTAATTTACttttaatcactttaaaaaataGTTCTTTGCTAATTCCGGGCTGCATTAAGTGTTCTACAGACATGTTGCGAAATAACTTAATCACATTAAAGTTCCAGGATCTACGTTTTTGGATCGACAATAAATATATCTTATACAAAGTACGAGAATTATCTGAATTTTCAAGTTTATAAAAGAATCTCAAAACTTCCAGTCTTTGATAAGCATGACATGACAGTCATCCAAATCACCCTGTACTGCAGTTTTGCTAGTCAATTTAGTTACTCCAAAGAATATTTTACTAGTCCTGTTTTGAACGTTATTAATGAGTCTATGTTCAGTAAGTCCCCATATCGACGCACCATATAACAATATTGGTTGTACCAAACAGGTTATTGAACACTTGATACGTCATACCACCATAAGCTTAAAATTTCACAGTCAAGCAGCTCAAAGCTCGACTGGCAGATTTAGAGAGTTCTTTAACGGCTTTATTCCATGTTACATGTTCACTGAACTAAATACCTaaatatttgaatgaatttaCATATATTAAACTATGACTTCCATAGAAAAAAATGAGAGTAGAACATTCAACAGAGCTATGCCTAAAATGTATGACATTTGATTTACTACAATTAATACTTAATCTCCATTTATGGCACCATGCATTAACACAATCAAGCATGCATTGTAAACTATCCTCACTTGCACCTAGTAAAACAATATCGTCTGCATATAGTAAGATGCTTACATTTTTACTATCAATATCAATACCCTTATTTATTAAAAGACTTAATTTCTGTAGCTTAATCATTAATATATAGAGCAAAAAAAGTCGGAGAAATCAAACACCCTTGTTTCACACCACATGAAACCGGAAACATTGACGTAAAGACGATGTTAACACGAACGTGAACATGTTGTGTTGTCATACAAAGACTTAACAGCATTTAAGATTTTTCCGTTAACACCAAACGTTTGTAATTTAAACCATAAACAGTCCCGATTCACATAATTTGTCGAACGCCTTCAAAAGTTATAACATTATTTTGAACAACAGAAAGTACAGACTTTAATGCTATTGTACTTTCATAAGTAAAACAGTTTATTTCATATATTGAATATAACATAATCAATATTATGCGATGATTCGTACTAAAGTAGTTACATGTACTTAATCATAGCTTGCTttgatttggttattttaagataTACTGTGCATGGGCATTTTGAGGAGTTTAATTACTTATTTCATTTATAGTGTTAATAGAAATATCACTTAAAGTATACCAATTCTGCTTACTTTTTTATTACTAGTATATGCTTTTTTCTTTGTTAAAGATcttacggttgcctataattgcttacatccacttcatttgaactttggtggatatatacctcattggcaattgtaccagtggcggatccagaaattttcataattgggggcccactgactgacctaagagggggcccgctccagtcacgcttcagtgattccctatataagcaaccaaattttttcccaaaaaggggggcccgggccccctaccccccctaaatccgcctctgattgtactacatctccttattttatattgttGACATATGTTATTTCTGATTCATATGAAATGCATAAATTGCAAGGTTTACAACGAATTTCATCCTACATCGAGTCGATACTGtgtacttaaaaatattttggtattaCTCAAGGTCATATGTTTCTCTAACTGTGTATGAGCTTTTTATGCTAAATCTGTTGGAAGTGTAATGCTAAATACTGTAGTCTtagagaaacttatatatttgtttgttatttgctCTGAACTATAGACTTCAATAACTGCAAATACTCTTATCGGTGCTTTAAGtctattttttttgtatgttatatgaaaaagaagatgtggtatgattgccaatgagataactctccacaagagacaaaatgccACAGAAGGTAGGGCTTTTTTAAGTGTGTGCCCTATTGAGTTGAGTCATTTACAACTGTGTTCCTATGTTGTGCTGTCACACCATTGTTCCGGGTTACGGGAGATTTGAGAGCTCACAAACATACTTAATCCAGCATGATTCTGTTCGTGTATGTCCAAAGTCTGGAGGCTGTTGGTCAGTGGTTGTCGGTggtttatgtctgtttgttcgtAAATTGATGTatacgttttctcgtttgaagaTTTTCCAATTTTTCTTATCGAGGCCTTTAATACTTGACAGTTGGCTATATGTtgtggggttttctcattgttgaaggtcgtgcgGTGATCTCTTCCACGTCGTTTAAACCCACAAAGACACAAGCTAcatgaatttaaaaaacataaaacccCGTTACTGAGACGAACTATTCTGAATTAGTATAATAAACCGAATGTCATCTTTTTGTTGAAGCCAAtttataagtttatttttttcacagCTTAAATATTTTATAGCGTATCTTGTTCAAAACAACACGTTTGAAAGACATGTAGTGTAACTTTTGTTTCTAGGAAATAATCATTATGTATTTATTGACAGACATGAACGTTTAgtgtaaataaaattttatatagaaacaaataaataagagCACGTACATCAATACAATACAAGGATTGGAAAACAAATGACACAAACCGTTGAGAAACGATTGTAAAACAATTGTAAAGGGGGTTTTCTGTTAAAACAAATTGATTAGCATAAATAGTTGTTTTTATACCATTTTAAGTATTTATAAccttcatttttttaattgctaGGGACCAAAGACACTAACAGCAGAAGTATGGCAGGCATTACACTGGAAGGATCCTCGACTAATATGGACTCCAAGAAGTTATCATGGGTTACAATCACTCAGTATTCCAGCAGACAGCGTGTGGTTACCCGACGTAGTTCTCTATAACAAGTAAGTATGTtacaaagaaagaaaataatcTGGTAGCTATCAGTTTAAAAGCAAACAATCAAATGATCTTTCTAGCTTGCTTACTTGCTTAATACTGTTGCCCCTTGGTGGAGCATAGACCACTAACGATATTTCTCCACCTTGTTCTGTTCTTTGCTAGCCTCTCCAGATCGTGCCACTTGTACCCTTCTTTCTCCATCTCGGCTGCAACATTCCTTCTACAGGTGTATCTTGGTCTGCCCCTGCTACGCTTTCCTTGTGGTTTCCACTGTAAGGCTTGCCTTGTTATGTTAGTATTTGCCTTCCTCAGTGTGTGTCCTATCCATCgcaattttctctattttttcacTTCATCAACTTGGGATTGGTTGGTCTTTTCCCAAAGATCTTTGTTCGATATCTTCTCAGGCCATCTGATGTTAAGGATGCGCCTGAGGCAGTTGTTAATGAAGACTTGaagtttagttttttgttgttttccaaGTCTCAGCTCCATATAAGAGTATGTTTTTTACGTTTGAATTGAACAAGCGTATTTTGGTCTTAAGCGTGATATTTCGTGCTTTCCAGATTGACCCCATCATGTTAAATGCAGTTCTGGCTTTGCCAATTCTGATCTTTACATCTTTATCTGAGCCGCCAAGATTATACACTACGCTTCCAAGGTATGTAAAGGATTCCACTTCTTCTAATGCTTGGGTGTTAACCATCAGACTTGCTTGGGACTTTGTGTTGGACTTTAACACTTTGGTCTTGTTATGATTGATGGAAAGCCCCGTTTCTGCTGCTCTCTTTTCATTCTGCTCTAGTTTGTCCTGCTTTTGTTGGTGGTTGTTGGATAGCAATCGATGTCATCGGAAAAGTCTAGGTCATCCAGCTGAGTAAACAACATGGTCCATTGGATGCCATTTCATCTGCCATCTGTGGCTTGCTTCATGATCCAATCAACTGCCAGGAGGAAAAGCATAGGTGAAAGGAGACAGCCTTGTCTTACCCAAGTTGTTATATCAAAGGCCTCTGTTAGTTGACCTTCATGTATAACCTTACTCTGCATTCCTGTATAGGTGTTTCTGATGATGGTAATAAATTTTTCAGGAATGCCATATTGTCTCATCAACTGCCACAACACATCTCTATCTAAGCTGTCAAAGGCTTTGGCAAAGTCGACAAAAACGGAATAGAGTGATGAATTGAACTCTTGTGATTGTTCGAGGATGATACGTAAGGTTGTTATTTGGTCTGCACATGATCGGTTTTGTCTAAATCCAAATTGGTTGTCACGAAGCATTTCATCTATTGCATTTTTGAGTCGATTTAACATAACTCTATTTAAAACTTTCCTTGGAACTGATAGTAGCATTATTCCTCTATAGTTGTCACAAATgcttaaattatatttttccttttttctacTTTTACAAGTGTTTCTGGCGTTATACATTCCTGGTGCTTCCTATTTTTTAAACCAACTGATGTTTCGCATGCTGTTGTGAAAGCAATTTTAATCTCTTGCCAGTATTCTATTGAAATTATTTCCTCTGCTGCATTCTGAAATATTGCGAATCGATTTTTTAGCTCTATCTGGAATTatgatttctttgttttgttttccaaCCTTGATATGTTAAATCGTTTTCCTGTTGATTCAATATTTTGGTGTTTCTTCAGCTTCAATTTGAATTTAGCTACAATAAGCTAGGTGGTGATCAGTGGCAGCGTCCTCTTTTAACTCGGACATCTTGTAAACTTCTCCTAAACTTCTTGGAGATGCAGACATGATCTATTTGGTGTTCAGTGTTCATGTCTGGAGATACCCATTTTGCTAGATGACATTTTTTGTGTGGGAAAACTGTTCCAACGATGACCAGATTGTGATTTGCACAGTGGTTGGCAAAGAGCTCTCCATTCTAATTCATTCTTTCTAGCTTATGTCAGTTTGAAATCTTAAGAGTAATATTCCCACCAATCATTGAACTTCTTAGAGTGCGGATGTCTCCTGAATACGACAAAAGCCAAGGCAGACACATGCTTAATTTGCAGTCCCCACATTTACCAGAATAGTTTGTCTCGACCTTACAAAATGAAGTTAACCAGTCCGATTTTAAATTaaagatgtacttaggtgaggttttggaataagtgtcaaatgttcggactcctcagcgtttttccatacgatacaaggtcaaatattttgccccataacacctatttatcttttaacatatgacttaatagctcataaatggttatttgacaaaatttaagcagattcttgattttctttcttttgatttgagaccaaaaaaacaccaatgcaaatataaggtaaaagtccgagtcagccttttcccgccatattttataaatcaaatatctcgaaaaggagctccaagACCTATCAacattttttagcttattttgaaccttaactaatactcttccagcttaacgtatcaattttgaattcttatttaattttaccttagatcacctaagtTCATCCTTAAACTTGACATACAGTTAAATTTTTATCACGGAAGAAACGTATTAAATGATTAGAAAAAAATCTCAACTACACAcagaaaatgccaaaaaaaacccTGGCCAGCAATGAAAAGGTAGGGTTACTTTTTTCAAGCTGGATAccaatgaaaaattatcaaatttgaacTGTATACGTAGTTTTCTCcgaaattgatatttaaaatttagaaCATTCATTTCAAGTAAAATGTGCTGAAAACGTAATCCCATTGATCTGtactaaaataaaaaacaaaaaagtttttttcatatttaaattttttttgttttatcgtTACTAATTCCAGATAATTCAAggtttaaaataaatatagttcTGTATGTATATGTCAAGTCAAAATATTAGTATAAACTTGATCAGATCGCTGTTTTGATTTATTGCAAAATAAAGTTTACCATGCAGGCATTCAACTCTTTAAACAGATATTTAATGACCTAAAATGATACACTCAGCATAGTGATAAACGGCTTAAATTCGGTTTTATTTCAGTGGAGGTAGTGAACAAGGTCAAATAAGCAAAGTCAGAGCAACAGTATATTACCATGGTATGGTCTACTTGGTGATTCCGTCTCGAATAGTTAGCTACTGCGACAGCAGTACTCCGAATGACCAAGGGGACGTAACCTGCCAATGGAAATTCGGGTCGTGGACTAACAATGGTTTGAAGGTGAATCTAACAAATTCTAGACCCCCTGACGTTTCAAACTACGAGGTGAATTCGGCTGTTGACGTACTGAAAGTTGATTCAACACGGAATGAGATATTCTACGAATGTTGTCCAGAACCGTATCCTGATATCACTTACAAACTCACCCTTAAACGTAAAGGATAAAGGAGAGAAGAGAAATTATGgttcagaatgattttttttgtatgaaacaAGTGAAGATAGAGCATAAATAAAACTTTATCATCATGTTTCGACTTATTGAATACTATTATGTCctcaaataattaaaaagttgATTCATCCCTATTTCCAACTTATATGACCCAAAGATGACGTGAAAATTATTGAAAGTATGCAACCACTTGACGTTCACTGTTCATGTATTTCCCCCAGGATTTACGTTATTGACTCATATTGGTGTAGTCGTCCCTTTTGAAAAGACTTGAATCGATTTAATGTTTTC
Above is a window of Mytilus galloprovincialis chromosome 7, xbMytGall1.hap1.1, whole genome shotgun sequence DNA encoding:
- the LOC143083136 gene encoding acetylcholine receptor subunit alpha-like 2, which produces MNIVCLLQVLFWTSLTTLSLAFGQATVPEEEILKLILGNYNDKARPGTVTTPTVIVDHTLSLLRIVEFGPKTLTAEVWQALHWKDPRLIWTPRSYHGLQSLSIPADSVWLPDVVLYNNGGSEQGQISKVRATVYYHGMVYLVIPSRIVSYCDSSTPNDQGDVTCQWKFGSWTNNGLKVNLTNSRPPDVSNYEVNSAVDVLKVDSTRNEIFYECCPEPYPDITYKLTLKRKG